AGCGATGCACGTGAATTGGCCCTGCAGTTGCAAGCGGCGGGTTACCCACTGTTGACCTCCGTTGTCACCGAATCGGCTGCCGATTCTTTGCGGAAAGCAGGTTTGACAGTAACAGTCGGCCGCAAAACGGCGGATGAGATGGTGCAGCTTTTGAAAGAACAACACATTGCCGCCATTGTCGATGCCAGTCATCCATTTGCGGAAATTGCTTCGCAAAACGCGATGCAGGCAGCCGAGCAATTGAAGATTCCGTATTTTCGCTACGAACGGCCCGGTACGATTTTATCCGATCATCCGCTGATCACGTATGTACGGGATTATCAGGAGGCGGCAGAGGTTGCGCTTGAGCAGAAAGGGACCATTTTCTTGACGACCGGATCGAAAACGCTGGACATTTTTGCCCGCGTGCTAAACGGCGTGGACGGAATCCGGATGATCGCCCGCATGCTTCCGAATGAAGAAAATATGCGCAAATGCGCGGACCTCGGCATCCCGCAAAAAAATATTGTCGCCATGCAGGGCCCCTTTTCGGAAGAATTGAAC
The sequence above is a segment of the Effusibacillus dendaii genome. Coding sequences within it:
- the cobK gene encoding precorrin-6A reductase, whose protein sequence is MIFCLAGTSDARELALQLQAAGYPLLTSVVTESAADSLRKAGLTVTVGRKTADEMVQLLKEQHIAAIVDASHPFAEIASQNAMQAAEQLKIPYFRYERPGTILSDHPLITYVRDYQEAAEVALEQKGTIFLTTGSKTLDIFARVLNGVDGIRMIARMLPNEENMRKCADLGIPQKNIVAMQGPFSEELNLAFYRHYKVSTLITKESGAEGSVQEKVKAALDEGIRIIVICRPGIEYGQIYQSAGALLSALQETQISPERCAPSDFTTSGGRSE